Proteins co-encoded in one Azospirillum brasilense genomic window:
- a CDS encoding zinc-binding alcohol dehydrogenase family protein: MIEGVDVCAIHEVAEPTPGPGEVLLAIRHVALCGSDLSTFKGLNPLVSLPRIPGHEIGGEIAAVGEGVPAEYSVGRRAIVIPYTACGTCPSCRKGRVNACRSNRTLGVQQNGGLAERIALPYGKLILNDTLAPRHLALVEPLSVGFHAAARGRVEAADTVLVLGCGMIGMGAIAGSVHRGATVIAVDIGEAKTGLARRYGAAHTIDAAKEDVAARVMELTNGDGADVVIEAVGLPATFTQAIDLVSFAGRVVYIGYAKEPVSYKTQFFNLKELDIMGSRNATSEDFQAVIHYLETLDHAPDDLISKVFPFEEADKALPYWAKERDTTVKVMIER, encoded by the coding sequence ATGATCGAAGGCGTGGACGTCTGCGCGATCCACGAGGTGGCGGAGCCGACTCCCGGCCCCGGCGAGGTGCTCCTGGCCATCCGCCACGTCGCGCTGTGCGGCAGCGATCTCAGCACCTTCAAGGGCCTGAATCCGCTGGTTTCCCTGCCGCGCATCCCCGGTCACGAGATTGGCGGCGAGATCGCCGCCGTGGGTGAGGGCGTTCCGGCCGAATACTCGGTGGGCCGGCGCGCCATCGTCATTCCCTACACCGCCTGCGGCACCTGCCCGTCCTGCCGCAAGGGCCGGGTCAACGCCTGCCGCAGCAACCGCACGCTGGGCGTGCAGCAGAACGGGGGCCTGGCCGAGCGCATCGCCCTGCCCTACGGCAAGCTGATCCTGAACGACACGCTGGCGCCGCGCCATCTGGCGCTGGTCGAGCCGCTGTCGGTCGGCTTCCACGCCGCGGCGCGCGGCCGCGTCGAGGCGGCCGACACCGTTCTGGTGCTGGGCTGCGGCATGATCGGCATGGGCGCCATCGCCGGCTCCGTCCATCGCGGCGCCACGGTGATCGCCGTGGACATCGGCGAGGCGAAGACCGGTCTGGCCCGCCGCTACGGCGCCGCCCACACCATCGACGCCGCCAAGGAGGACGTGGCCGCCCGCGTGATGGAGCTGACCAACGGCGACGGCGCCGACGTGGTGATCGAGGCGGTCGGCCTGCCCGCCACCTTCACCCAGGCCATCGACCTCGTGTCCTTCGCCGGCCGCGTCGTCTACATCGGCTACGCCAAGGAGCCGGTGTCCTACAAGACGCAGTTCTTCAACCTGAAGGAGCTGGACATCATGGGGTCGCGCAACGCGACCTCCGAGGACTTCCAGGCCGTCATCCACTATCTCGAAACGCTCGACCACGCCCCCGACGACCTGATCTCCAAGGTCTTCCCCTTTGAGGAGGCCGACAAGGCCCTGCCCTATTGGGCGAAGGAGCGCGACACCACGGTCAAGGTGATGATCGAGCGCTGA
- a CDS encoding FadR/GntR family transcriptional regulator has translation MNGVSTVKAIFEELRKEIPERYQPGDLLPNERLLAERFGVSRNTIREVIIFLEAYGLVEKTQRGPRVSKPDIEAMFRILDQCFDRSVKTCREVLQFRRIIEIGVLPEVVRHITDAEIDGLDRLAEDMEHQLTVREAAEVDFRFHAAIVAASRNSMLQKMYQAMSQPMIYYMEIGKSNAVIGPTTVNYHRQIIAALRERSVGKAVEASNAHFHFSESVFNQEAQPSATPTP, from the coding sequence ATGAACGGCGTCTCAACCGTCAAGGCCATCTTCGAAGAGCTTCGCAAGGAGATCCCCGAGCGCTATCAGCCCGGCGATCTCTTGCCCAATGAGCGGCTGTTGGCGGAACGGTTTGGCGTCAGTCGCAACACCATCCGCGAAGTCATCATCTTCCTCGAAGCTTATGGCCTGGTGGAAAAGACGCAGCGCGGTCCGCGCGTCAGCAAGCCGGACATCGAGGCGATGTTCCGCATTCTCGATCAATGCTTCGACCGCAGCGTCAAGACCTGTCGGGAAGTCTTGCAGTTCCGCCGGATCATCGAGATCGGGGTGCTGCCCGAGGTGGTCCGGCACATCACCGACGCGGAGATCGACGGGCTCGACCGTCTGGCCGAGGACATGGAGCACCAGTTGACGGTGCGCGAGGCGGCGGAGGTGGACTTCCGCTTCCACGCCGCCATCGTCGCCGCGTCGCGCAACTCCATGTTGCAAAAGATGTATCAGGCGATGTCGCAGCCGATGATCTATTACATGGAGATCGGCAAGAGCAACGCGGTGATCGGGCCGACCACGGTCAATTATCATCGCCAGATCATCGCAGCGCTGCGCGAGCGCTCGGTCGGGAAGGCCGTCGAGGCCAGCAACGCACACTTCCATTTCAGCGAGAGCGTGTTCAACCAGGAGGCGCAGCCCTCGGCTACGCCCACGCCCTGA
- a CDS encoding DUF3772 domain-containing protein, with translation MIQISSALRRRTGRLLAALMLCGALAAGTIVPSAFAQSAAPAAEAAADFKTKLPQWQNALERAANRIAGGDLANTEYETLRADLAKIQHEVREAGAAASTARDTAQRMLDALGPPPAQGAPPEEAGIAAERKRLTQTIGEAEGRTKQTELIVTRADILLRTAADQRMTQLTEQIVRRGPVPLLPATWAALPEQTAYVQERIARAFGIVMGDDEWRGRLYGLGALAAILFLVAWPVRRVLLRRYGHRDLEERPSYRQRVVAMAVEALARCLVPLVPTLVLSGALVGLLRDAADAGPLTALVVGVSGGLTAYFLVTGVARATLAPDHPSWQLANLDPDSARRLVRRVPLVMIGLALAGTGIALSEGMFTPPELRSITGFGTMALIAVSLLFLYPDHLWLAAPPPEAEATDDCGCPEPTPGAGLDVTLPPPAATPAAAEAEEAPPARPRVVGLRLRLLIGAVTLASLVASGAGYLVGAIYASKLMLTTLIIGGVLLVARGVLRELLCVLLERGSGQVAEVRDIVIATDRGRRMLGQAGRTVIDGLLLTVAAFFLLPLTGMTLSEMKGLADGFLSGVTVGGVRIAPGDIMSALMVLGVVVAVTRFIQRQLDERILGRVNMDDGVRNSIRMGVGYLGTTMAVLMSVGTLGLDLSSLAMIASALSVGIGFGLQNVVSNFISGLIMLVERPVKVGDWVVVNGLEGTVRRISVRATEIQTFQRASVIIPNSEFISKSVVNWTLKDKTTRIEIKVRITYDTDARQVYAMLLRIGYGHAQVLRNPEPVVMFRDFGPSGPEFELRCFVANTEHIIPVRNELRMRILEQFREQGIQMPFDQQTVHMPKVEAMLEVLLAERRAQAGVPELQVVADGGKVVPLADTLTERGPRTAT, from the coding sequence GTGATCCAGATTTCCTCCGCTCTCCGCCGCCGGACCGGCCGGCTCCTGGCAGCCCTGATGCTGTGCGGCGCGCTTGCCGCCGGCACCATCGTGCCCTCGGCCTTTGCCCAATCCGCCGCCCCGGCGGCGGAAGCGGCGGCGGACTTCAAGACGAAACTGCCGCAATGGCAGAACGCGTTGGAGCGGGCGGCCAACCGCATCGCCGGCGGGGATCTGGCGAACACCGAATATGAGACCCTGCGCGCCGATCTGGCGAAGATCCAGCACGAGGTCCGAGAGGCCGGGGCCGCCGCGTCGACCGCCCGTGACACCGCCCAGCGCATGCTGGACGCGCTGGGTCCGCCGCCGGCCCAGGGCGCTCCCCCGGAGGAGGCCGGGATCGCCGCCGAGCGCAAGCGCCTGACCCAGACCATCGGCGAGGCGGAAGGGCGCACCAAGCAGACCGAGCTGATCGTCACGCGCGCCGACATCCTGCTGCGCACCGCCGCCGACCAGCGCATGACCCAGCTCACCGAGCAGATCGTCCGGCGCGGCCCGGTGCCGCTGCTGCCCGCCACTTGGGCCGCCCTGCCCGAGCAGACGGCCTATGTGCAGGAGCGCATCGCGCGGGCCTTCGGCATCGTCATGGGCGACGACGAGTGGCGCGGCCGCCTGTACGGCCTGGGCGCGCTCGCCGCCATCCTGTTCCTGGTCGCCTGGCCGGTGCGCCGGGTGCTGCTGCGCCGCTACGGCCACCGCGATCTGGAGGAGCGGCCCAGCTACCGCCAGCGCGTGGTGGCGATGGCGGTGGAGGCGCTGGCCCGCTGCCTGGTGCCGCTGGTTCCGACGCTGGTGCTGAGCGGCGCCCTGGTCGGGCTGCTGCGCGACGCTGCGGACGCCGGCCCGCTGACCGCTCTGGTGGTCGGGGTGTCGGGCGGCCTGACCGCCTATTTCCTGGTCACCGGCGTCGCCCGCGCCACCCTGGCGCCCGACCATCCGTCCTGGCAGCTCGCCAACCTCGACCCGGACAGCGCGCGGCGTCTGGTCCGCCGCGTCCCGCTCGTCATGATCGGGCTGGCGCTGGCCGGCACCGGCATCGCCCTGTCGGAGGGGATGTTCACCCCGCCGGAGCTGCGCTCGATCACCGGCTTCGGCACCATGGCGCTGATCGCCGTGTCGCTGCTGTTCCTCTACCCCGACCATCTCTGGCTCGCCGCCCCGCCGCCGGAGGCCGAGGCGACCGACGACTGCGGGTGCCCGGAGCCGACGCCCGGGGCCGGACTGGACGTCACCCTGCCGCCGCCGGCCGCGACTCCCGCTGCCGCGGAGGCCGAGGAGGCGCCGCCCGCCCGTCCGCGGGTCGTCGGGCTGCGCCTGCGCCTGCTGATCGGCGCGGTGACCCTGGCCTCGCTGGTCGCTTCGGGCGCCGGTTATCTGGTGGGCGCGATCTACGCCTCGAAGCTGATGCTGACCACGCTCATCATCGGCGGCGTCCTGCTGGTGGCGCGCGGCGTCCTGCGCGAGCTGCTGTGCGTCCTGCTGGAGCGCGGCAGCGGGCAGGTGGCCGAGGTGCGCGACATCGTGATCGCCACCGACCGCGGCCGGCGGATGCTGGGGCAGGCCGGGCGGACGGTGATCGACGGGCTGCTGCTGACCGTTGCGGCCTTCTTCCTGCTGCCGCTGACCGGCATGACCCTGTCGGAGATGAAGGGGCTGGCCGACGGCTTCCTCAGCGGCGTCACGGTGGGCGGCGTGCGCATCGCGCCGGGCGACATCATGTCGGCGCTGATGGTGCTGGGCGTCGTCGTCGCGGTGACCCGCTTCATCCAGCGCCAGCTCGACGAGCGCATCCTCGGCCGCGTCAACATGGACGACGGCGTGCGCAACTCCATCCGCATGGGCGTGGGCTATCTCGGCACCACCATGGCGGTGCTGATGTCGGTCGGCACGCTGGGGCTCGACCTGTCCAGCCTCGCCATGATCGCGTCGGCCCTGTCGGTGGGTATCGGTTTCGGCCTGCAGAACGTCGTCAGCAACTTCATCTCCGGCCTGATCATGCTGGTGGAGCGGCCGGTGAAGGTGGGCGACTGGGTGGTCGTCAACGGGCTGGAGGGCACCGTGCGCCGGATCAGCGTCCGCGCGACGGAGATCCAGACCTTCCAGCGCGCCTCGGTGATCATCCCGAACTCGGAATTCATCTCCAAGTCGGTGGTCAACTGGACGCTGAAGGACAAGACCACCCGCATCGAGATCAAGGTCCGCATCACCTACGACACCGACGCCCGGCAGGTCTACGCGATGCTGCTGAGGATCGGCTACGGCCACGCCCAGGTGCTGCGCAACCCGGAGCCGGTGGTGATGTTCCGCGACTTCGGGCCGAGCGGGCCGGAGTTCGAGCTGCGCTGCTTCGTCGCCAACACCGAGCACATCATCCCGGTGCGCAACGAGCTGCGCATGCGCATCCTGGAGCAGTTCCGCGAGCAAGGCATCCAGATGCCCTTCGATCAGCAGACCGTCCACATGCCGAAGGTCGAGGCGATGCTGGAGGTCCTTCTGGCCGAGCGCCGCGCCCAGGCCGGCGTGCCGGAGCTTCAGGTGGTGGCCGACGGCGGCAAGGTCGTGCCGCTGGCCGACACCCTCACCGAGCGCGGGCCGCGCACCGCCACGTGA
- a CDS encoding MFS transporter, whose translation MRLLILMLGLAGFASAFSLRTTDPMLTVIASDLGIGVAEAALLSSAYTLPYAAMQLILGPVGDAIGKTRLIRLSLVVLTIGVALSAVAPGYYTVLASRMLAGAFAGGIIPASMALIGDRVVYTERQFAISRFLLAVILGQMSGSAVAGALSEVAGWRTVFALAAVVTGLIALTAALLLKGEREERHPLSMADARARYASVLANPVSVWVFATVAAEGLLIFGVFPFVAPMLARHGAEGAFEAGVTLAAFAIGGVVYSFVVRRLLGTLGQWGMMGAGGLVAGGSYLAMLAPVPWPVVSLLFLVAGFGFYMLHNTMQTQATELSATARGSALALFASSFFLGQGIGPVVYGAVAHQVGLPALFLFGGALTMLLGVGAVRLIRRPT comes from the coding sequence ATGCGCCTTCTCATCCTGATGCTCGGCCTCGCCGGCTTCGCCAGCGCTTTCTCCCTGCGGACCACCGACCCGATGCTGACCGTCATCGCGTCGGATCTCGGCATCGGCGTGGCCGAGGCGGCCCTGCTCTCCTCCGCCTACACGCTGCCCTACGCGGCGATGCAGCTCATCCTGGGGCCGGTCGGCGACGCCATCGGCAAGACGCGGCTGATCCGGCTGTCGCTGGTCGTCCTGACCATCGGCGTGGCGCTGTCGGCGGTGGCGCCCGGCTATTACACGGTCCTGGCCTCGCGGATGCTGGCCGGCGCCTTCGCCGGGGGGATCATTCCGGCCTCCATGGCGCTGATCGGCGACCGGGTCGTCTACACGGAGCGGCAGTTCGCCATCAGCCGCTTCCTGCTGGCGGTCATCCTCGGCCAGATGTCCGGCTCCGCCGTGGCCGGCGCCCTGTCGGAGGTGGCGGGCTGGCGCACCGTCTTCGCCCTGGCCGCCGTGGTGACCGGCCTGATCGCGCTGACCGCCGCCCTGCTCCTGAAGGGCGAGCGGGAGGAGCGGCATCCGCTGTCCATGGCCGACGCGCGGGCGCGCTACGCCTCCGTCCTGGCGAATCCGGTGTCGGTCTGGGTCTTCGCGACGGTGGCGGCGGAAGGGCTGCTGATCTTCGGCGTCTTCCCCTTCGTCGCCCCCATGCTGGCCCGCCACGGGGCGGAGGGCGCCTTCGAGGCCGGGGTGACGCTGGCCGCCTTCGCCATCGGCGGAGTCGTCTACAGTTTTGTGGTGCGGCGCCTGCTCGGCACGCTCGGGCAATGGGGGATGATGGGGGCCGGCGGCTTGGTGGCCGGAGGGTCCTATCTGGCGATGCTCGCCCCGGTGCCCTGGCCGGTGGTGTCGCTGCTGTTCCTGGTCGCCGGATTCGGCTTCTACATGCTGCACAACACGATGCAAACCCAGGCGACGGAGCTGTCGGCGACGGCGCGCGGGTCGGCGCTCGCCCTCTTCGCCTCCTCTTTCTTCCTGGGGCAGGGAATCGGGCCGGTGGTCTACGGGGCCGTCGCCCATCAGGTCGGGCTGCCCGCCCTGTTCCTGTTCGGCGGCGCGCTGACCATGCTGCTGGGCGTCGGAGCGGTGCGGCTGATCCGCCGGCCAACCTGA
- a CDS encoding glutathione peroxidase has translation MPPIRNAAQSTARFAAVMLSTALMLSAAVPNAEAADGSRAASDALDWAALPLPSIDGGTLAPDAFRGKAVLVVNTASQCGYTGQYEGLQTLWAGRRDRGLVVLGVPSNDFGGQEPGSNAQVASFCELNYGVDFPLMEKQSVTGPQAHPLYRWAAAVTGPQGVPRWNFHKILIGRDGRLLEWFGSSVTPESATLTAAVDKALAQSSPKP, from the coding sequence ATGCCACCGATCCGCAATGCCGCCCAATCCACCGCCCGGTTTGCCGCCGTGATGCTGTCCACCGCCCTGATGCTGTCCGCGGCGGTCCCCAACGCGGAGGCGGCGGACGGCAGCCGGGCGGCGTCCGATGCGCTCGACTGGGCGGCGCTGCCCCTGCCGTCCATCGACGGCGGCACGCTCGCGCCCGACGCTTTCCGGGGCAAGGCGGTTCTGGTGGTCAACACGGCGTCGCAATGCGGCTACACCGGCCAGTATGAGGGGCTGCAGACGCTCTGGGCCGGGCGGCGCGACCGCGGGCTGGTCGTGCTGGGTGTGCCGAGCAACGATTTCGGCGGGCAGGAGCCCGGCAGCAACGCCCAGGTCGCGTCCTTCTGCGAACTCAACTACGGCGTCGATTTTCCCCTGATGGAGAAGCAGTCCGTCACCGGACCGCAGGCCCATCCGCTCTACCGCTGGGCGGCGGCGGTCACCGGGCCGCAGGGCGTGCCGCGCTGGAACTTCCACAAGATCCTGATCGGGCGCGACGGGCGGCTGCTGGAATGGTTCGGCAGCTCGGTCACGCCGGAGTCCGCCACGTTGACCGCGGCCGTGGACAAGGCGCTGGCCCAATCCTCTCCGAAGCCGTAA
- a CDS encoding DUF3429 domain-containing protein codes for MDTLPFDERRASVVRLLSYGGLIPFVGGTALAWMAEGGGQAAVVRAVVVYAVSILSFIGAIHWGRILAGRDGETSGPAWLAWGVAPSLLGWGATLLPSGLTVPALILSFLLAWAVDRSAAADGRYPRWFGTLRTRLTIVVCLTLAALIPLAA; via the coding sequence ATGGACACGCTGCCCTTCGACGAGCGCCGGGCCTCGGTCGTCCGGCTGCTGTCCTACGGCGGGCTGATCCCCTTCGTCGGCGGCACCGCATTGGCCTGGATGGCGGAGGGCGGCGGGCAGGCCGCCGTGGTGCGGGCGGTGGTCGTCTACGCGGTGTCGATCCTGTCCTTCATCGGCGCCATCCACTGGGGCCGCATCCTCGCAGGACGGGACGGCGAGACGAGCGGGCCGGCGTGGCTGGCCTGGGGAGTCGCGCCGTCGCTTCTGGGGTGGGGCGCCACCCTGCTGCCGTCCGGCCTGACGGTGCCGGCGCTGATCCTGTCCTTCCTCCTCGCCTGGGCGGTGGACCGCAGCGCGGCGGCGGACGGGCGCTATCCCCGCTGGTTCGGCACGCTGCGGACCCGCCTGACCATCGTCGTCTGCCTGACGCTCGCCGCGCTCATCCCGCTCGCTGCATGA
- the dusA gene encoding tRNA dihydrouridine(20/20a) synthase DusA yields the protein MPAIALSVAPMMDWTDRHCRTFHRLLSKNTLLYTEMVTTGAILHGDRERLLGYDAAEHPVALQLGGSDPAELAACARIAEEWGYDEVNLNVGCPSDRVQSGRFGACLMAEPDLVARLVGAMREAVSIPVTVKSRIAIDEMEEWPTLDHFVRTVSAAGCTHFIVHARKAWLKGLSPKENRDIPPLRYDLVHRLKQENPQLTIAINGGIRTLDEAERHLATLDSVMIGRAAYETPYILADADRRLFGGEPGPDRYAVVEAMAAYAEERMRRGAPLSAITRHMLGLFQGLPGARAWRRHISENAHLPGAGPEVLLKAAALVPHRDAVMQRAG from the coding sequence ATGCCCGCCATTGCCCTCAGCGTCGCGCCGATGATGGACTGGACGGACCGCCATTGCCGGACCTTCCATCGTCTGCTGTCCAAGAACACGCTGCTCTACACCGAGATGGTCACCACCGGCGCCATTCTGCACGGCGACCGCGAGCGGCTGCTCGGCTACGACGCGGCGGAGCATCCGGTGGCGCTCCAGCTCGGCGGGTCGGACCCGGCGGAGCTGGCGGCCTGCGCTCGCATCGCCGAGGAGTGGGGCTATGACGAGGTCAACCTGAACGTCGGCTGCCCGAGCGACCGCGTGCAGTCGGGCCGCTTCGGCGCCTGCCTGATGGCCGAACCCGATCTGGTCGCCCGGCTGGTCGGCGCCATGCGCGAGGCGGTGTCGATCCCCGTCACCGTGAAGTCGCGCATCGCCATCGACGAGATGGAGGAATGGCCGACGCTGGACCATTTCGTCCGCACCGTGTCCGCCGCCGGCTGCACCCACTTCATCGTGCACGCCCGCAAGGCGTGGCTGAAGGGCCTCAGCCCCAAGGAGAACCGGGACATCCCGCCGCTGCGCTACGACCTCGTGCACCGGCTGAAGCAGGAGAACCCGCAGCTCACCATCGCCATCAACGGCGGCATCCGCACCTTGGACGAGGCGGAGAGGCATCTCGCCACGCTGGACAGCGTGATGATCGGGCGCGCCGCCTACGAAACCCCCTACATCCTGGCCGACGCCGACCGCCGCCTGTTCGGCGGGGAACCCGGCCCCGACCGCTACGCGGTGGTCGAGGCGATGGCGGCCTACGCCGAGGAACGGATGCGCCGGGGCGCGCCGCTGTCGGCGATCACCCGGCACATGCTGGGGCTGTTCCAGGGCCTGCCGGGCGCCCGCGCGTGGCGGCGCCACATCAGCGAGAACGCCCACCTCCCCGGCGCCGGGCCGGAGGTGCTGCTAAAGGCCGCGGCGCTGGTGCCCCACCGCGACGCGGTCATGCAGCGAGCGGGATGA